In a single window of the Porites lutea chromosome 14, jaPorLute2.1, whole genome shotgun sequence genome:
- the LOC140924368 gene encoding uncharacterized protein encodes MFATNTHQLSFAPPQLENNMLNSLQVNETPSFFADNVMMGPNGSCFPDGSTFHGNTASDSDFAKGIYNLRPRGPAPHLPIAQPKFEPEETPSPVKSKRQRNSLKKRLLVNARERDRMRVLNNGFQALRDALPCYIADGHMAKITTLRLAINYIKALNEVLSEEPPTGKPVTRCVPPLQHPVPTASSAPPYNQSLITNEPEPFREPLPPIDVMTNWRDVTNSFTTAVQPLQKSARSQDDFLL; translated from the exons ATGTTTGCTACTAACACACATCAACTAAGCTTCGCCCCGCCGCAATTGGAGAACAACATGCTCAACAGCTTGCAAGTGAACGAAACACCATCGTTTTTTGCTGATAACGTAATGATGGGACCAAATGGAAGCTGTTTCCCAGATGGTTCCACATTTCATGGAAACACCGCTAGTGACTCTGATTTCGCCAAAGGTATCTATAACTTACGTCCGAGAGGGCCTGCTCCACATTTACCAATAGCGCAACCAAAGTTTGAGCCAGAAGAAACGCCATCGCCCGTGAAATCAAAGCGTCAAAGGAATTCCCTCAAGAAACGTCTTTTGGTGAATGCGCGGGAGCGTGATCGAATGCGCGTCTTGAACAACGGTTTTCAAGCGCTTCGTGATGCCCTCCCCTGCTACATTGCTGATGGCCACATGGCCAAGATAACCACGCTTCGTTTAGCTATAAACTACATCAAGGCGCTGAACGAGGTCTTGAGCGAGGAACCGCCAACTGGCAAGCCAGTGACAAGGTGCGTGCCACCGCTGCAACATCCGGTACCTACTGCCTCATCCGCTCCTCCGTACAATCAGTCGTTGATTACGAATGAACCAGAACCATTCAGAGAGCCTCTTCCACCCATTGAT GTCATGACAAATTGGCGGGATGTAACTAACTCATTCACGACGGCGGTACAACCATTGCAGAAATCAGCCCGCTCGCAAGACGATTTCCTGTTGTAG